Below is a window of Herminiimonas arsenicoxydans DNA.
CGCGCGGTTCCATCGCGCAAGCCGATTTCCATTTCGCCGCTCAAAACCACCAGCCATTGTGCGGTCGTCGTGCAATGGAAGTCGCTGCTGACGCCCGGCGGACTGTGCCGTACCTGAAAACCGCCAGAAGGAAACAGTTCGGACAACAAGGCCTTGGGCGAACCGTCCGGTAAAGCGAGGTTTTCTTCGCGAAATTTGGCGTAACCGTCGACGTCGGTGTACAGAACGATGTGCTTGAAAGTGGTCATGGCATTGTAGGAAGTAGGGAGAGAGCAATTGTAAACAAAACGAAAGGTCGCGAGTGGCCGCCTTTGCGAAGCTGAGTCATGTGGAATAGCGAGCTGGTAGCCGAATGCAATTTTTACGCATACGCAAAAACGCAAGCGAACCTGATTGAAAACCAAATCAGAAATTGATCTTGACCGAAGCGGCGCTGCGTCTGGCGTCGCCGTGGAACACGGCTTCTATATTATTGCCATCGGGGTCGATGACAAAGGCGGCGTAGTAGCCGGGGTGGTAGCTGCGCAGTCCCGGCGCGCCATTATCGGTGCCACCGTTGGCTAGCGCTGCTTTGTGAAACGCCTCGACCATGGCTTTGTTCTTGGCTTGAAATGCCAGGTGATACCGGCCGGTCAGCTTGCCTTGCGCGGCCTGGCTATCGGCGGTGGAGACGAACAGCTCGTCGGCCCAAAAATAGCCGTCGCCGCTACCGCCCAGCGGGACGTCAAGAGCATCGAGTATGGCCATATAGAATTGCTGGCTCGCCGCGAGATCGCTGACCACCAGTTGAATATGGTCTATCAAGCGACCACGATGAAGTTCTTGTGTTTCCATAGTGCACTCCAGTCAAGATGAACGTTCCCCTGTGCTTTTATTCTAGCGCACTCTTGCGGCGCTACCGCCGTTGCAAGACGCCGGAGGAAATCTGGCGCACAAAAAAACCAGCCGGAGCTGGTTGGGGGCGTCGTTGATGTTCGACAAAGCGCAACGATCTGCTCGCGCTCTTTAAGGATTCATGTATAAGGAAATCGCAGTGACGCCGATAACAAATATCGTAATGATAATTCTCCACTTCGTGTTCATGCTTACTCCATTCGCAATTTGAGTGCGCAGTATACCCAAGCCCTATGCGCAGCGAAATATCTGTTTGCAGTGTTTGCGGGCAGGCGATGACTAACTTGCACTGAATGCCATGGTCACGCCGCTCAGTAGGCGCCCGGAGTTTGTCCTGATCGGACGGCTGACGGGTTTGCCGGCATGATCGACTTTCATATCGCGAATGTAGAGGTGGTGGCGGGGTTTGATATGTTGCAACTAGGAAACAATCCTATATAGAATGCAGCTTCAGTGTAAACAGGGAAGCGCAAAAGTATGAAGGCAAGTGTTAAGGCGCGCAGCGCTGCTGCGTGTGTAGTGGCAAGTCTGTTTTTGTTTGGTTGCGGCAGTGGCGAGGGCATAGACGCCAAACTCGCCAGCGAATCTGAAGCGGCCTACCGCACTTCATTAAACAAGGCATGGTTAAAGATGTCGGCCGAAGAGCAAAGCTCCTATAACTGGGCGGTCAACAACCTGAGCCTGGATATGTTCCTGGTCAAGTATCCGAATGCCACGCCGCGTGAAGTCATCAATCGCCAGGCGGATGAATACATCAAGGCTGTCAGCGAACGGATAGCGACGACGACCGCAGAGTACGCGCAGCAAAAGAAAACGCTGGATGAGCAAGAGGCGATCCTGGCACAAGTCGATGCCGAGCTGGGCAAGATCACGGCTTCGTCTATCGCCATCGTGCGTGGTACTTCCTTTGGTGATCCGGAGATACGCTACACCGTGACCAATAACAGTCGCTTCAATGTTTCCAAAGCCTATCTGGATGCATGGGTATTCGTCGATGGCGAGCAAAAATCCAGTCGCAGCTGCCGTGTCTTCGGTTACTTCAAAAGTGACGGTGGCCTGAGTGCAGGTAAAACTCTAAGTACCAGACATAGTTTGTTCAGCGGTTGCGACGCATGGAAGACACTGGAAGTAAAAAATGCCAAACAACTGCAATATCAAATGGAAATCGACAAGGCGAGCGTAGAAGACTTCGGTGAACGCAAGATACGCCCGACATACTCACCGACCAGAGCGGACTATGAAAAGCAGTTGAAACAGGATGCGGAGAATGTTGCGGCAGTGGTCAAGCTCAAAGCTGATTTGAAAAAATAAATGTTGCGAGACAGTGGCTGCCTGACGCACACGAACTGCGTCAGGAGCTGGTTGCCGAAGCCGTTTATGCCTTGGCAGCCATCGCTGCGCACAGGATCATCAATCCCGGCAAAGTCAGCTCCACATGAATGATCATCGTCACCTATGCGGCAGCGAAGCGCTGCTGCAGATAGGCAATGATCTCGCGCGAGTCGTACAGCCAGCGCGTCTTGTTCTCTTCGTCGGTAATTCTCAGGCACGGCACCTTGCTGCTGCCGCCTTGCGTCAACAGGGCCTGGCGATTTTCTGTCGAATGCTGTGCATCCCGCAGCTCCACCTTCAATGCAAGCCGACGCAACTCCTGACGCACCTTGATGGAAAACGGACAGGTACGGAATTGATACAAGGCCAATTGCCGGCACTCCGCATCGACGCGCGCCTGATCGGCTGCGCTGCGCACCAGGCCCTTCGGTTTGGTCATTTGCTCATGCAAGAGGACAAAAGGGCCAAGAATCAGACGTACCAGTTTAAAAAAATATTTCATCAATGCCTTATGGTGATTCGAGTGCGGGATAGTAATAGGTCAATCAGGCAGTCGGGTGGGTGGAGTGTACGTTATTTGTTGTCTGATATTTTCTATGAGGCGAGTTGGTCACATGTCATGTGACTGGATTAACAAATATCGAGCCCGACCTCTTTAATTCTTCGCGATGAACGGCGCGCTGTGCATGTAGTAGTCCGTGTTTTTTTTCAAAATACATTACGCGAAAACTGCCGATGATCAGAATCAGAATGGCGAATACGCTGTAGATAGTGTTGTAGCGCTGGTTTTTTTATGAAGATCAGTGTTAATGGTTACTTTAGTCTTGGCATTTTCATCGCGAAAGCGATGAGATGAAGAAAGCTGCTCAAGCATTCATTAGCGATTTTTTAAATATCTAAACGGCTTTGAGCCGTGTAAACCACTGGTGATGGTGGGGTGTTTATCAATTGGTAAGCTGCGGTGTAGCGAGTGGTGTTTGGAACCAGCTCAATTAATTTATTTTGCATCATCCTTTGGAAAACTCGTTTCATCTGATTTTCTGAGCCGATAAAACAAATTTCTCGTGCTTGTTTGTTTGTAATCTTGGAGTTGTGAGTAATAAAATCCAATATCAGTTCTTCAGGGGTTGCGAGGGATTCATGTTTCAAAATTACTTTTACATACCCGCCATCTTGGCTAATAAAGGGAGGCTTCAATCGCATGTTTCTCATAGCTTCAAAAGCAGTATTCAAGCCTTCACCAACATCCTTATTAGGTGGATTAGGAAACTTGTTCATCAACCTCACAAGCATCGGGTTTCTAGCAAAACGCTCCATTAGAATATTCTGTGGAGTGATATGCGCCGGGAGTGTTCCGGGACTTTTGACTTCTACTCGATTATCAAAAATTGTGATGTGTATGTCGTCCGTAATTGAATAGTCACGATGTAAGACACCATTGGTGATAATTTCGTGCAGCGCTTCTTGCGGATAAGTTATTTTTTCTAGTCCGTTTGATGTGTTAACTCGAACCGACTCAATAATTTCGGTCGTTCTTCTTACCGCATCGGTTATTTGTACGTACGCATGGCCTTCGATAGATATCGGGTCAAAGGAAAGGGTCTCTCTTGATCCTTCTTCTGCTGAAGTTTGATAACGATACAATTTAATGCCACATCGTTTTGGAATTGCTGCTTGCGGCTCGTCAGCGTATAAAATGATCGCTCCGACAGTTGGTAGATCATTTTGTATCGCAAATTGCTTTTTCAGCCAATCTTGCGGTTCCGCAGATGGAACAACTTCCAACATGAATTCAATAATCGCGCTCGAATTCGTTACTGTTTCGGCGGGTACGTTGACTGTTTCATTCTCAAAGGTTGTCAACCCTTTATTTCTTTTTAATAGAACAAGTCCTTCTTCAGAGCTTACAGGAAGATTCTGTGCTCCACGACGAAGATAGACTGTTCCATCAGTGGCGGGAACTAGATCGCGAGTTTTTTTAATCTCAGCTTTTAAAACTAAGCCGTCTTTTCCTCGAGAAGACAAGAAAACGAGACGAATATTGTTGCCGATTGGGAATAGTTTTTCAAAGGCTTGAATATGCCCATTCCCACCTTCAACATTTGGAAAGCCAAGCCATACTCGATCTAGGTCGCTTTCACCAATACCAATGTATAGGTCGCCACCCTCAGCATTCGCAAACGCAGACATTGTTCGCGTCAATTTTCCGGGGGCGATATCGATTCGTTTCAGATCACAAAAATGCCCCTCATCTAGGGACATTATTTTTTGTGCTTCATCTTCTGAGATGTCGACTATTTCGATGGTTTCCATAAGCTTTTAAGTTACTTCCCCCAACTATCCTTCAACGTCACCACCCGATTAAACACAGGCTTCCCAGCCTTGCTGTCCACACGATCCGCAACAAAATATCCATGACGTTCAAACTGCAGCTTCTCATCTGCTTGCACTGCTGACACGCCCGGTTCTACATACGCAGTAATCACTTCCTTCGAGTTCGGATTCAGCGCCAGTTTGAAATCCTTGCCACCTGCATCCGGATGCGCATCGGTGAAGAGGCGGTCGTACAAGCGTACTTCGGCTTCGAGTGCGTGCGCGGCGCTGACCCAGTGCAGGTTGCCTTTGACCTTGTAATTGGCGGAGCCTTCGGTGCCGGATTTGCTGTCGGGGAAATAGGTGCAATGGACGGCGATGATGTTGCCGTCTGCATCCTTGTCCGCGCCTACGCATTCAACGACGTAGCCGTAACGCAGGCGTACCTTGTTGCCCGGGAAGAGGCGGAAGTAGCCTTTGCTTGGCACTTCCATGAAGTCTTCCTGTTCTATCCACAGTTCCTTGCTGATCGGGAAAGTACGGTTGCCGCGTTCCGGATGGTGCGGGTGAACGGGCGCGGTACATTCGACTGTTTCGTCTTCCGGGAAATTGTCGATGATCAGTTTGAGCGGACGCAGTACGGCGATGGCGCGTGGTGCTTTGTCGTCGAGGTCGTCGCGCAGTGCACCTTCGAGCGTGCTCATGTCGATCCAGCTGTCGACCTTGGCGACACCGATGCGTTCTGCAAAAAGTTGAATCGATGCCGGCGTGTAGCCGCGACGGCGGATGCCGACGATGGTAGGCATCCGCGGATCGTCCCAGCCGTCGACGATGTTTTCTTCCACCAGTTGCAGCAGCTTGCGCTTGCTGGTGATCGCGTAGGTCAGGTTGAGGCGGGCGAATTCGTATTGGTGCGGCAGCGGCTTGGTGAAGAAACCGCCTTCTGCCAGACGTTCCAGTACCCAGTCGTAGAACGGACGGTGATCCTGGAATTCCAGCGTGCAGATCGAGTGCGTGATGTTTTCTATCGCGTCTTCGATCGGGTGCGCGTAGTCGTACATCGGGTAGACGCACCATGCGTCGCCGGTGCGATGGTGATGCGCGTGACGGATGCGGTAGATCGCGGGGTCGCGCATGTTCATGTTGGGCGAGGCCATGTCGATCTTGGCGCGCACGATGTGTTCGCCATCTTTGAATTCGCCGGCCTTCATGCGGCGGAACAGGTCCAGCGATTCTGCCGCAGGGCGATCGCGGAAAGGCGAGTTCTTGCCGGCTTCGCCGAAGTTGCCGCGATTCTTCGCCATGTCGTCAGCGGATTGGCTGTCGACGTAGGCGTGACCGGCGGTAATCAGGTATTCGGCCATTGCATACAGCTGGTCGAAGTAGTCGCTGGCGAAGTACAGGTGTTCCTTGTCGCCGACGTGCCAGTCGAAGCCCAGCCATTTGACGCTGTCGATGATGGTGTCGACGTATTCCTGTTCTTCCTTGGTCGGATTGGTGTCGTCGAAGCGCAGGTTGCAGCGGCCGGCGTAATCGCGCGCCAGGCCGAAGTTCAGGCAGATCGATTTGGCGTGGCCGATGTGCAGGTAACCGTTAGGTTCCGGCGGGAAGCGGGTGATGACTGTTGGCAGCGGCTGGCCGTCCTTGTCCACACGTTTTTCGTGTTTGCCGGCGGCGAGGTCGGCTTCGATGATGCCGCGCAGGAAATTGGAAGAGGCCGGGGTCGGATTGGTGCTGCCGTTTTTTGTATCGTTGCTCATGAGTGCTTGTGCCTGCTTTTAAGTGCGCAATGTTGCGAAGTAAAAGGCATTTTACCGTAGCAGGCAGCGCGATTGCCGCATAAATGGCGCTGCCGCACAAACATCGGTTTTGGCCGTCATTGCCGCCTGCGCGGAAATGACGGCATGGAGGGAATGGAAGCCGGCCTTGCGCTTATGCGGCCTGCGCGGCCCTGTGGGTTCTCTTGATCACGCCGCGCTCTATATACATCAGGTAGAGCAGGATGCAGATAGGCAGCAGCAGCGCGTAGAAGCCGGCAAACTTGTAGGCGAAGGCTGCACCGACCGCGCCGATGGCGAAGGCCACTACGGGCCACAGGAATTTGACGCAGCGGCGCTTGACGTTCTCATCCGCTGCGCCGCGGAGGACGTCGACCGAATCGATGACGAGCTGGGTGACGTTACCCGTCATCATCGCTGTCGGGACGAAATGTGGCAGCAGCAACCGGCCGGCTGCGCTGTGTGCGCCCATGGCCATCGAACCTATGACGCCGGCGATTTCCGCCATGAGCGTGGGGTCGGAACCGATCGGGCTGGCCATGGTGCCGGTCACGAGGAAGGCGATCAGCAAGACGAGTTGCAGGATGTAGGCGTACCACAGCGCATGCAGTTTGAATTTCAACAGCACAGCGACCATCAGGCGGGTGAACACGACGCCGAAAACGAAGGCAGGGAAGGCGAGAATTTTGAGGAGGAGCGAGCCACCCTGCGGGTTGGCCAGTTCCGAGCCGATCAACACAAAGTTGCCGGTGACATGGGCAGTAAACAATCCAAACAGTGCGACGAAACCTAGGGTATCCACATATCCCGCGAGAAAACCGAGGCTGATGTTTTGAGTTTTGTGACGAACTTCACTGCGTTTCATTGACTCTCCAGTATTCGATGCAGGAATACTCCTGCATGACCATCATTGCTTCCTGATGAGAACCCGAACAGCCGACGCAACACGAAAGGCGGGAATCGTGCGCGCAAGGCGTTCGGCCCAAGCCGAAGATCATCTTCTCACAAAGAAATGACACTGGTATGACGGGAGCCTTCCATATGCCGCAAATGCAGACAAATGCTCCGACCTGCGTGCGCAATGTCGGAGCCGTGCAAGAACGGGATGACGTCAGTAGCCGACTGCCTGCCCGTCGCGACGCGGATCGCTGGCAGCGATGTAGCCGTTTTCGATTTTCCAGATGAACTGGCCGGAGCCGAAATCCATGTAGTAGTCGGCGACTTTTTCTATCTTGTGGCCGCGCGCCAGCAGGCCGGCATGTATTTCCGCCGGCATGCTCGATTCCACATTCAGTGACAGGCCGACGTTGACCTTCCAGCGCGGTGCATCGCAGGCGGCTTGCGGTTGCTGGTTGTACGACAGCATGCGCACCAGGGTTTGCACATGGCCTTGCGGTTGCATGTTGCCGCCCATGACGCCGAAACTCATCAGCGGCTGGCCATTCTTGCTGAGGAAGCCGGGGATGATGGTGTGGAAAGGACGCTTGTTCGGCGCCACGCAGTTTGGATGATTGGGGCTGAGGTTGAAGCTGAAGCCGCGGTTCTGCAGGCTGATGCCGGTGCCCGGCACCACCACGCCGGAGCCGAAGCCCATGTAGTTCGACTGGATGAAGCTGACCATCATGCCGCTTTCGTCCGCTGCGGTCAGATAGACGGTGCCGCCTTTGGGCGGTGTGCCGTGGCTGAAGCGGCTGGCGCTGTTCAGATCGATCAGTTTGGCGCGTTCGCTCAGGTAGCCATCGTCGAGCAAATCCTTGACGGTCACTTGCGTCATGTATTTTTCATCGGCGACCCATTTGTAGGTATCGGCAAAGGCGAGCTTCATGGCCTCGATCTGCATTTGCTGTGCTTCGATGGAATCGATGGGGAAGCGCGTGATGTCCAGCTTGTCGAGGATGCCGAGTGCGATCAGCGCAGCGATGCCCTGGCCGTTAGGCGGGATTTCGTGCACGGTGTGGCCGGCGTAATTTTTCTGGATCGGCGTGACCCATTCCGGTGTGAAACCGGCGAGGTCGGCCAGCGTCATTTGCGCGCCGTGTTCCTTCGCGTACTTGACGACAGCCTCGGCCAGTTCGCCGCGATAGAAGGCTTCGCCCTTGGTTTCGGCGATTTTTCTCAGCGATTCGGCCGCGTCCTTGAAAACGAAGTTTTCACCGACATCCGGCGCACGGCCGTGCGGCATGAAGGTTTCTGCAAAGCCGGGCTGGTTTTGCAGAATCGGAATCGCATTCACCCATTTCTTCTGTACCACCGGCGCCACCATGTGTCCGCGCGCGGCCAGTTCGATCGCCGGTTCCATCAGATCGGCGAAGGGCAGCTTGCCGAATTTGTCCGACAGCGCGACCCAGCTGGCGACGGCGCCGGGAACGGTGACGGTATCCCAGCCGCGTTCCGGGAATACGCCATTGTGTTTCTGCTTGAAATAATCGGTCGTCCAGCCGGCCGGCGAGGGGCCGGAACTGTTCAGGCCGTGCAACTGATTGCCGTCCCACACCAGGGCAAATGCATCGCTGCCGAGGCCGCAGGAAACAGGTTCGACGATGGTCAGTGCAGCGGCGGCGGCGATCGCGGCATCGACTGCATTGCCGCCCTTGAGCAGCATGCGCAAGCCCGCTTGCGCGGCCAGCGGCTGCGAAGTCGCGACGGTATTGCGTGCGAACAGCGGCTGGCGGATCGATGGGTAGGGATTGTTCCAGTCAAATGAAGACATGCTGTGATCCTGAAGATGATGTTGATTGAATGCTCATGCAGCCGGTGCTGCAGGAATGAATGTTGGCCGCGTTTGCATGTCTGCTGCTCATGCGGCGGCAAACGTGCGCGGAGAGCAGACATTTTATCCGCTGTCGCGCTTTCAGTCTTGCCCCGGGTTTGCACCGAGCTTGCAGAATGCGCTGTTAATATGATGTGTATTAACTGACACCTGTTCGACACTGGAATCAACCATGTGGCCTTATCCCAAAATAGTGGCGCATCGCGGCGGCGGTGTGCTGGCGCCGGAAAACACGATCGCGGCCATGCGTTGCGGCTTGACGCATGGTTTTCGCGCAGTGGAATTCGATGTGATGCTGGCGCGGGATGGCGTGCCTGTCGTCATGCACGACCCGGTTTTCGGCCGCACGGTGGCGGGCGAGGGCAATGTGAATGAATACACGGCACAGGAACTGGCGACATTTGATGCGGGCGTCTGGTTCGGCGAAGAATTCAGTGGTGAGCCGATACCGACTTTTGAGCAAGTCGCCAGTTTTTGCATGCACCACGCGATCTGGATGGATATAGAAATCAAGCCGGCACCGGGTTTCGAGGAACAGACCGGCTGGGTGGTGGCGCAAACGACCAGGCGTCTGTTTGCATCGGTGCCGGATCATTCGCCCGCAGCGTTGCCGATACTTTCCTCCTTTTCATTTGAAGCCTTGCAGGCGGCTAAAATGGCGGCGCCGGAAATTCCGCGCGGCTTTCTGGTGGATGACATTCCACCGGACTGGCATGAGCGCCTGCTTGCGCTGGGTGCGATGGCAC
It encodes the following:
- a CDS encoding hypothetical protein, putative metal-binding protein (Evidence 5 : No homology to any previously reported sequences) encodes the protein MTTFKHIVLYTDVDGYAKFREENLALPDGSPKALLSELFPSGGFQVRHSPPGVSSDFHCTTTAQWLVVLSGEMEIGLRDGTARIFRAGDHFFSNDLLPEGADFDSSLHGHRSRVVGDAPLQTLFVRTVE
- a CDS encoding Conserved hypothetical protein (Evidence 4 : Homologs of previously reported genes of unknown function), encoding METQELHRGRLIDHIQLVVSDLAASQQFYMAILDALDVPLGGSGDGYFWADELFVSTADSQAAQGKLTGRYHLAFQAKNKAMVEAFHKAALANGGTDNGAPGLRSYHPGYYAAFVIDPDGNNIEAVFHGDARRSAASVKINF
- a CDS encoding hypothetical protein (Evidence 5 : No homology to any previously reported sequences), encoding MKASVKARSAAACVVASLFLFGCGSGEGIDAKLASESEAAYRTSLNKAWLKMSAEEQSSYNWAVNNLSLDMFLVKYPNATPREVINRQADEYIKAVSERIATTTAEYAQQKKTLDEQEAILAQVDAELGKITASSIAIVRGTSFGDPEIRYTVTNNSRFNVSKAYLDAWVFVDGEQKSSRSCRVFGYFKSDGGLSAGKTLSTRHSLFSGCDAWKTLEVKNAKQLQYQMEIDKASVEDFGERKIRPTYSPTRADYEKQLKQDAENVAAVVKLKADLKK
- a CDS encoding putative glutaredoxin (Evidence 3 : Function proposed based on presence of conserved amino acid motif, structural feature or limited homology; Product type pc : putative carrier), which produces MKYFFKLVRLILGPFVLLHEQMTKPKGLVRSAADQARVDAECRQLALYQFRTCPFSIKVRQELRRLALKVELRDAQHSTENRQALLTQGGSSKVPCLRITDEENKTRWLYDSREIIAYLQQRFAAA
- a CDS encoding Conserved hypothetical protein (Evidence 4 : Homologs of previously reported genes of unknown function), with translation METIEIVDISEDEAQKIMSLDEGHFCDLKRIDIAPGKLTRTMSAFANAEGGDLYIGIGESDLDRVWLGFPNVEGGNGHIQAFEKLFPIGNNIRLVFLSSRGKDGLVLKAEIKKTRDLVPATDGTVYLRRGAQNLPVSSEEGLVLLKRNKGLTTFENETVNVPAETVTNSSAIIEFMLEVVPSAEPQDWLKKQFAIQNDLPTVGAIILYADEPQAAIPKRCGIKLYRYQTSAEEGSRETLSFDPISIEGHAYVQITDAVRRTTEIIESVRVNTSNGLEKITYPQEALHEIITNGVLHRDYSITDDIHITIFDNRVEVKSPGTLPAHITPQNILMERFARNPMLVRLMNKFPNPPNKDVGEGLNTAFEAMRNMRLKPPFISQDGGYVKVILKHESLATPEELILDFITHNSKITNKQAREICFIGSENQMKRVFQRMMQNKLIELVPNTTRYTAAYQLINTPPSPVVYTAQSRLDI
- the glnS gene encoding glutamine tRNA synthetase (Glutamine--tRNA ligase) (GlnRS) (Evidence 2a : Function of homologous gene experimentally demonstrated in an other organism; PubMedId : 91312452, 93011011, 94105154, 10860750, 1857417, 2464170, 2479982, 62886; Product type e : enzyme), whose amino-acid sequence is MSNDTKNGSTNPTPASSNFLRGIIEADLAAGKHEKRVDKDGQPLPTVITRFPPEPNGYLHIGHAKSICLNFGLARDYAGRCNLRFDDTNPTKEEQEYVDTIIDSVKWLGFDWHVGDKEHLYFASDYFDQLYAMAEYLITAGHAYVDSQSADDMAKNRGNFGEAGKNSPFRDRPAAESLDLFRRMKAGEFKDGEHIVRAKIDMASPNMNMRDPAIYRIRHAHHHRTGDAWCVYPMYDYAHPIEDAIENITHSICTLEFQDHRPFYDWVLERLAEGGFFTKPLPHQYEFARLNLTYAITSKRKLLQLVEENIVDGWDDPRMPTIVGIRRRGYTPASIQLFAERIGVAKVDSWIDMSTLEGALRDDLDDKAPRAIAVLRPLKLIIDNFPEDETVECTAPVHPHHPERGNRTFPISKELWIEQEDFMEVPSKGYFRLFPGNKVRLRYGYVVECVGADKDADGNIIAVHCTYFPDSKSGTEGSANYKVKGNLHWVSAAHALEAEVRLYDRLFTDAHPDAGGKDFKLALNPNSKEVITAYVEPGVSAVQADEKLQFERHGYFVADRVDSKAGKPVFNRVVTLKDSWGK
- a CDS encoding conserved hypothetical protein, putative membrane protein (Evidence 4 : Homologs of previously reported genes of unknown function); this encodes MKRSEVRHKTQNISLGFLAGYVDTLGFVALFGLFTAHVTGNFVLIGSELANPQGGSLLLKILAFPAFVFGVVFTRLMVAVLLKFKLHALWYAYILQLVLLIAFLVTGTMASPIGSDPTLMAEIAGVIGSMAMGAHSAAGRLLLPHFVPTAMMTGNVTQLVIDSVDVLRGAADENVKRRCVKFLWPVVAFAIGAVGAAFAYKFAGFYALLLPICILLYLMYIERGVIKRTHRAAQAA
- a CDS encoding Gamma-glutamyltranspeptidase (Evidence 2b : Function of strongly homologous gene; Product type e : enzyme) is translated as MSSFDWNNPYPSIRQPLFARNTVATSQPLAAQAGLRMLLKGGNAVDAAIAAAAALTIVEPVSCGLGSDAFALVWDGNQLHGLNSSGPSPAGWTTDYFKQKHNGVFPERGWDTVTVPGAVASWVALSDKFGKLPFADLMEPAIELAARGHMVAPVVQKKWVNAIPILQNQPGFAETFMPHGRAPDVGENFVFKDAAESLRKIAETKGEAFYRGELAEAVVKYAKEHGAQMTLADLAGFTPEWVTPIQKNYAGHTVHEIPPNGQGIAALIALGILDKLDITRFPIDSIEAQQMQIEAMKLAFADTYKWVADEKYMTQVTVKDLLDDGYLSERAKLIDLNSASRFSHGTPPKGGTVYLTAADESGMMVSFIQSNYMGFGSGVVVPGTGISLQNRGFSFNLSPNHPNCVAPNKRPFHTIIPGFLSKNGQPLMSFGVMGGNMQPQGHVQTLVRMLSYNQQPQAACDAPRWKVNVGLSLNVESSMPAEIHAGLLARGHKIEKVADYYMDFGSGQFIWKIENGYIAASDPRRDGQAVGY
- the ugpQ gene encoding glycerophosphodiester phosphodiesterase (Evidence 2a : Function of homologous gene experimentally demonstrated in an other organism; PubMedId : 2541415, 1851953; Product type e : enzyme); translated protein: MWPYPKIVAHRGGGVLAPENTIAAMRCGLTHGFRAVEFDVMLARDGVPVVMHDPVFGRTVAGEGNVNEYTAQELATFDAGVWFGEEFSGEPIPTFEQVASFCMHHAIWMDIEIKPAPGFEEQTGWVVAQTTRRLFASVPDHSPAALPILSSFSFEALQAAKMAAPEIPRGFLVDDIPPDWHERLLALGAMALMTNHKNLTPLLARAVKDAGFGLFCYTVNEPARATEILSWGVDAFCTDRIDVIGPYFGSAAAAMN